In the genome of Chryseobacterium oryzae, one region contains:
- a CDS encoding tetratricopeptide repeat protein — translation MSFLFSGFIFGQENYRTLVFEGNQKFKGNDFDGASSKFMEAIKSNAKDFTAHYNLGNALYKKQKYQEAKEEYSKAEKLSRTLPDKAAVLHNLGNTMMQMNEAEKAADYYKQSLKQDPYNEATRKNYEIAKLKLKEQQRNSGDKNKSQGKSGEGEDKNKGEKGDSKDKKKDKGNGPQQSKGEDQKPKGNGNQGKLPKDLQKAILDSIDGREKRTARRILNNKSYSPPASNEKDW, via the coding sequence ATGTCTTTTTTATTTTCGGGTTTTATTTTCGGACAGGAAAATTACAGAACATTAGTATTCGAAGGAAATCAAAAATTTAAGGGGAATGATTTCGATGGAGCTTCTTCCAAATTCATGGAAGCGATAAAATCTAATGCAAAAGATTTTACTGCTCATTATAATCTGGGGAATGCGTTATATAAAAAGCAGAAATATCAGGAAGCAAAAGAAGAATATTCTAAAGCCGAGAAACTTTCTCGTACTTTGCCCGATAAAGCCGCTGTACTGCATAACTTAGGAAATACCATGATGCAGATGAATGAAGCCGAAAAAGCTGCCGATTATTATAAGCAGTCTCTTAAACAAGATCCCTACAATGAAGCCACAAGAAAAAACTATGAGATTGCCAAGTTGAAGCTGAAAGAACAACAGCGTAACAGTGGAGATAAAAACAAATCTCAGGGAAAAAGTGGAGAGGGAGAAGATAAAAATAAGGGCGAAAAGGGAGATTCTAAAGATAAGAAGAAAGATAAGGGAAATGGTCCTCAGCAAAGTAAAGGTGAAGATCAAAAGCCTAAAGGAAACGGAAATCAAGGTAAACTTCCAAAAGATTTACAGAAAGCAATTTTAGACAGTATAGACGGCAGAGAAAAACGCACTGCCAGAAGAATTTTAAACAATAAATCTTATTCTCCGCCTGCAAGCAACGAGAAAGATTGGTGA
- a CDS encoding BatD family protein gives MKQKIIYAIFTLISVISYGQVDLKMKPDKTDYNGNEIVNLTIILQLNGDNLVQQSKIMLPDLSKFNMIGNGSYSQSFVEAGANSSEDQFVKQYVTRIALEPKQKGKIKIGSVLVNINNKIYKTEPFNIFIRDVEKKTASNISNDVYLNMEIEDKEVYQDQPTIAVLRVYSKNMDHLRKVKNIKLPNQENINVHPVSLKRSEIDPNGYANMASQVLAVFMVFPNESGYVEVPAVSASVNTFANKNSIISNKVKLNVKKLPEGSPESFKNAVGNFKVDVFHNSKEKIEVQKPFNVTVKVSGEGNLADLSLPKIEDSPFYEVFAPKISSFVRPGKTGMKGEILAKYVVIPKKAGDFVVKTESFSFFDPRNKEYTDLGEKKMAITAFSHDEVLESKSTVEKVNEYTNTFLETVDSPVLKTTSFKVKEKSKLNWNVFFINVGLFLSLIIMYFGFKNWQKKRFIVKEKSVGKDLGSVAETEAEIRESLKTDVSDYFAYLENLKASGDYSKFFQTFDELDHEVRSQYFQSSKQDFVVFLERDKGRSVAEQYQELQQKIQIEKYSPLTSEDSIANILTDVVKLYSLISK, from the coding sequence ATGAAGCAAAAAATTATTTACGCGATTTTTACCCTTATATCTGTAATTTCTTACGGACAGGTTGATCTCAAGATGAAGCCTGATAAAACAGATTATAACGGGAACGAAATTGTAAATCTTACCATTATTCTACAGTTGAATGGCGATAATCTTGTTCAGCAAAGTAAAATAATGCTTCCGGATTTGTCTAAATTCAATATGATAGGCAATGGCTCTTACAGCCAGAGTTTTGTTGAAGCAGGAGCTAATTCTTCTGAAGATCAGTTTGTTAAACAATATGTAACCAGAATAGCATTAGAACCGAAGCAGAAAGGTAAAATTAAAATTGGTTCTGTACTGGTAAACATCAATAATAAGATATATAAAACTGAGCCTTTCAATATTTTCATTAGAGATGTAGAGAAAAAAACAGCTTCAAATATCAGTAACGATGTGTATCTCAATATGGAAATTGAGGACAAAGAAGTTTACCAGGATCAGCCAACAATTGCTGTATTGAGAGTGTATTCTAAAAATATGGATCACCTCAGAAAAGTAAAAAATATAAAACTTCCCAATCAGGAAAATATTAATGTACACCCTGTCAGTTTAAAAAGATCAGAAATAGATCCTAATGGATACGCCAACATGGCATCGCAGGTTTTGGCTGTTTTTATGGTTTTTCCCAACGAATCCGGGTATGTTGAAGTACCGGCTGTTTCGGCATCTGTAAATACATTCGCCAATAAAAATTCCATAATATCTAATAAAGTAAAGCTTAACGTTAAAAAACTTCCGGAAGGTTCTCCCGAATCTTTTAAAAATGCGGTGGGAAATTTTAAGGTAGATGTTTTTCATAATTCTAAAGAAAAAATTGAAGTCCAAAAGCCCTTTAATGTTACGGTGAAAGTTTCTGGCGAAGGAAATTTAGCCGATTTGTCGCTTCCTAAAATAGAAGATTCGCCTTTTTATGAGGTATTTGCTCCCAAAATTTCGTCTTTTGTACGTCCCGGAAAAACAGGCATGAAAGGTGAAATCCTGGCAAAATATGTTGTAATTCCTAAAAAAGCAGGAGATTTTGTTGTTAAAACCGAGTCGTTTTCATTTTTTGACCCAAGAAATAAAGAATACACAGATTTAGGCGAGAAAAAAATGGCAATAACTGCCTTTTCGCACGATGAGGTTTTAGAATCTAAATCTACTGTAGAAAAGGTGAACGAATATACCAATACTTTCCTTGAAACAGTAGACAGCCCCGTTCTGAAAACAACTTCTTTTAAAGTTAAGGAAAAAAGCAAACTAAACTGGAATGTATTTTTTATAAATGTTGGGCTATTTTTGAGTTTGATTATTATGTATTTCGGTTTCAAAAATTGGCAGAAAAAACGTTTTATTGTTAAAGAAAAATCAGTTGGTAAAGATTTGGGATCTGTAGCAGAAACTGAAGCTGAGATTCGGGAAAGTCTGAAAACAGATGTATCAGATTATTTTGCATATTTAGAAAATCTTAAAGCTTCTGGAGATTATTCGAAATTTTTTCAGACATTCGATGAATTGGATCACGAAGTGAGAAGCCAGTATTTTCAAAGTTCAAAGCAGGATTTTGTTGTTTTTCTGGAAAGAGATAAAGGACGTTCTGTGGCAGAACAGTATCAGGAACTTCAGCAAAAAATTCAAATCGAGAAATATTCTCCTCTTACATCAGAAGATTCTATTGCGAATATACTTACAGATGTTGTTAAATTATACAGTTTGATTAGTAAATAG
- a CDS encoding MarC family protein has protein sequence MEVFNGFAIKEVFTSFMVLFAVIDIIGSVPIVVSLQQKFGQIEAGRASVTAGLIMIVFLFVGNKILKFIGVDVNSFAIAGAFVIFIIALEMILGIEINKTTEAKSASIVPIAFPLVAGAGTLTTTLSLRAEFHDINIICGIILNTIFVYLVLKSAKWIEMKMGEASLAILQKVFGIILLAISIKLFTANFAQLVQNYFNF, from the coding sequence ATGGAGGTTTTCAACGGTTTTGCAATTAAAGAGGTTTTTACCAGTTTTATGGTATTGTTTGCGGTAATAGATATTATAGGTTCTGTTCCTATTGTAGTAAGTCTGCAACAAAAGTTCGGTCAGATTGAAGCAGGAAGAGCTTCGGTTACGGCAGGGCTTATTATGATAGTCTTTCTTTTTGTAGGGAATAAAATTCTTAAATTTATTGGTGTAGATGTTAATTCATTTGCTATTGCCGGTGCTTTTGTGATCTTTATTATTGCTTTGGAAATGATTTTAGGAATTGAAATCAATAAAACCACAGAAGCGAAATCTGCCTCTATTGTTCCCATTGCATTTCCTTTAGTTGCGGGTGCGGGTACATTAACAACTACTTTGTCTTTACGTGCAGAATTTCATGATATTAACATTATTTGCGGTATTATTCTCAATACAATTTTCGTATATTTGGTGCTGAAATCTGCTAAGTGGATTGAGATGAAAATGGGAGAAGCTTCTCTGGCAATTCTTCAGAAAGTTTTCGGGATCATTTTGCTGGCAATTTCAATAAAATTGTTCACCGCTAATTTTGCACAGCTTGTACAGAATTATTTTAATTTTTAA
- a CDS encoding chorismate-binding protein codes for MIYFQFPFDEKIYSVTKNSEDHPIEFHSFDNSEIKKFEGTLTEIHAQEFEKLNIDSSILFHEEQEYTAENQEEYIQKLNEVIEIIKKNNLPKLVLSRRKIIRGFKIIHLKKSFSNLCKNYPNAFKYFFFDGKECWIGAFSEVLGKFNKTTQEFETMSLAGTIAVNENWSHKEIEEQKPVSDYIRSILENYDTQNTLKESETYDHISGNIKHLKTDFRLKINQDQLDSIISELHPTPAVCGIPKDFCKNEIQRTEKFPRELYAGYIKIENNTHISYFVNLRCAKLYKNAVHLFVGGGITSESSPEKEWMETELKSEAVLKNLSFD; via the coding sequence ATGATTTACTTCCAGTTTCCTTTTGATGAAAAAATTTACTCCGTTACCAAAAATTCTGAAGATCATCCCATAGAATTTCATTCTTTCGATAATTCAGAAATCAAAAAATTTGAAGGAACCCTTACGGAAATACATGCTCAGGAATTCGAAAAACTTAATATAGATTCTTCTATTCTTTTCCATGAGGAACAAGAATACACTGCAGAAAATCAAGAAGAGTATATTCAAAAATTAAATGAAGTAATTGAGATAATTAAAAAAAATAATCTCCCCAAGCTTGTTTTATCGAGAAGAAAGATTATTCGGGGTTTTAAAATAATACATTTGAAAAAAAGCTTTTCAAATCTTTGCAAAAATTACCCAAATGCCTTCAAATATTTCTTTTTTGATGGAAAAGAATGTTGGATAGGTGCATTCTCTGAAGTTCTAGGCAAATTCAATAAAACCACTCAGGAATTTGAAACCATGAGTCTTGCAGGAACCATTGCAGTAAATGAAAACTGGTCGCACAAAGAAATTGAAGAGCAGAAACCTGTATCCGACTATATCAGATCAATCCTCGAAAACTACGACACTCAAAATACATTAAAAGAGTCTGAAACCTACGATCATATTTCTGGAAATATTAAACATCTTAAAACAGATTTTCGATTAAAAATAAATCAGGATCAATTAGATTCAATTATATCAGAACTCCATCCTACTCCCGCCGTTTGTGGAATTCCGAAAGATTTCTGCAAAAATGAAATTCAAAGAACAGAAAAATTTCCTCGTGAACTTTATGCCGGATATATTAAAATTGAAAATAATACCCACATCAGTTATTTCGTGAATCTTAGATGTGCAAAACTTTACAAAAATGCAGTTCACCTTTTTGTAGGCGGAGGAATTACTTCCGAAAGTTCGCCAGAAAAAGAATGGATGGAAACAGAACTTAAATCTGAAGCCGTGCTGAAAAATCTTTCTTTCGATTAA
- a CDS encoding PaaI family thioesterase gives MDLENKSKEEILEFLNNWGGGITLAKTLEIKFTDIDLENETLTAIMPVQPKVHQPFGILHGGASCVLAETLGSSLSNLFIDGSKYYGVGTNINSNHLRSKKDGIVTAVARFIRKGKTMHVSEIEIRDEKNQLINHTTMTNNIINR, from the coding sequence ATGGACTTAGAAAATAAATCTAAAGAAGAAATTCTTGAATTTTTAAACAACTGGGGTGGAGGAATTACACTGGCTAAAACTCTGGAAATAAAATTCACAGATATTGATCTGGAAAACGAAACACTTACCGCAATAATGCCAGTACAACCAAAAGTTCATCAGCCTTTTGGGATTTTACACGGCGGAGCAAGTTGTGTTTTGGCAGAAACTTTAGGTTCTAGCCTGTCTAATCTCTTTATTGATGGCAGCAAATACTATGGCGTAGGAACAAACATCAATTCTAACCACTTAAGAAGTAAAAAAGACGGTATCGTAACGGCTGTTGCAAGATTTATCCGAAAAGGTAAAACTATGCATGTTTCTGAAATCGAAATACGCGATGAAAAAAACCAGCTAATTAACCATACAACCATGACGAATAATATTATCAACAGATAA
- a CDS encoding 1-acyl-sn-glycerol-3-phosphate acyltransferase gives MKKLIGKLVLKLMGWKVELQGDVNNLNRCILVVAPHTHNMEYLLGNLAYWSLGKKLKIIIKDAHTKAWYGAIVRGLGGIGIDRSQKNDLVNFVAKQFAKEDFSLVITPEGTRSWVPKWRKGFYHMALAAKVPIVLAAGDFKRNTVFLGYKIPYERLETVSFSEIMQEIQDYYIKYDITPKIAANWNPNIMGTEHEATNKEN, from the coding sequence ATGAAGAAACTGATAGGCAAATTAGTGCTGAAATTAATGGGTTGGAAAGTAGAACTTCAGGGAGATGTTAATAATCTTAACCGATGTATTCTTGTTGTGGCTCCGCACACCCATAACATGGAATATCTTTTGGGAAATCTTGCTTATTGGTCTTTAGGAAAAAAGCTTAAAATTATTATTAAAGACGCACATACAAAAGCTTGGTACGGTGCCATTGTAAGAGGATTAGGAGGAATTGGGATAGACAGAAGCCAAAAAAATGATTTGGTAAATTTTGTGGCAAAACAGTTTGCAAAAGAAGATTTCAGTCTGGTAATTACTCCGGAAGGTACAAGAAGCTGGGTTCCAAAATGGAGAAAAGGCTTTTATCACATGGCATTGGCTGCAAAAGTTCCTATTGTATTGGCTGCAGGCGATTTTAAACGTAATACAGTTTTTCTGGGATACAAAATTCCTTACGAAAGACTGGAAACTGTAAGCTTTTCCGAAATTATGCAGGAAATACAGGATTATTATATAAAATATGATATTACTCCAAAAATCGCAGCCAACTGGAACCCCAATATCATGGGCACGGAACACGAAGCTACAAATAAGGAAAATTAG
- a CDS encoding PspC domain-containing protein, with protein sequence MNKTLSIGLAGFSFTIEEHAYIKLSDYLNALRSSLDASEADEVMHDIEIRMVEIFKETLSRREVINDADVEKVIAQIGSPEKIEEQEEAYYSEKNSKKSSSGTYYSDKRQLFRDPENQKIAGVCAGLAAYSGMDITWMRLIWVGAFIFLWVAPGSSLLVIVLYFILWAVLPKAETASDFLKMKGKPLNFDNLKEESSKIVQFANETTARAGEIYNENKPYINNAGSGIWNVLKYIIGIFFAIMAVSSIIGVFVVFGLFGIDSNFPGANEMRFFFDDNGLYDVLAAIIIIGSLIPAILFTLLSIKIFSPKTKLRNIGWVVGALFLAVIGLSTYFGISMAKRDMLFTGNKEDTEEIAINTKSDTLFVDVKQITIPQNFIGYDDDLYSDKNYVYKKDWVEVNVIRKADIKTPYLVIKKEAKGYNIPLNVNVPIEINNNKVILPNYVKYPYDHRFRNYHIDYELVVPQNMVVISLKKDDIDLSNEEQDIENHEDEDEYENVIKINGSTIKYNPDDKDSVIINGKKYPKDEAKKITDTVKMNVGKIKNMDIKIKDGKKELSIKTK encoded by the coding sequence ATGAACAAGACACTCTCAATAGGACTCGCAGGTTTTTCTTTTACCATAGAAGAACATGCATATATTAAGCTCAGCGATTACTTAAATGCTCTGAGAAGCTCATTAGATGCTTCCGAAGCAGATGAAGTAATGCACGATATAGAAATAAGAATGGTAGAAATCTTCAAAGAAACTTTGAGCAGACGAGAAGTAATTAATGACGCGGATGTAGAAAAAGTTATTGCTCAGATTGGTTCTCCAGAAAAGATTGAAGAGCAGGAAGAAGCATACTATTCAGAGAAAAATTCTAAGAAAAGCAGCTCAGGAACTTATTATTCTGACAAGAGACAATTATTCCGCGATCCTGAAAACCAAAAAATCGCCGGTGTTTGTGCGGGTTTAGCAGCATATTCCGGAATGGATATTACCTGGATGAGACTTATCTGGGTTGGAGCATTCATTTTTCTTTGGGTAGCTCCTGGATCTTCTTTATTAGTGATTGTTTTGTACTTCATTCTTTGGGCAGTTTTACCAAAAGCAGAAACGGCATCCGATTTTTTGAAAATGAAAGGTAAACCTCTGAATTTTGATAATCTAAAGGAAGAATCTAGTAAAATTGTACAGTTTGCCAATGAAACAACTGCAAGAGCAGGAGAAATTTATAACGAAAATAAGCCATACATAAATAATGCAGGGAGCGGAATATGGAATGTTCTAAAATACATTATCGGAATTTTCTTCGCCATAATGGCAGTAAGCAGCATAATAGGAGTATTTGTAGTTTTCGGACTATTTGGAATTGATTCTAATTTTCCCGGGGCAAACGAAATGAGATTCTTTTTTGATGACAATGGTCTGTACGATGTTTTGGCAGCAATAATTATTATAGGATCTTTAATACCTGCAATATTATTTACATTACTGAGCATTAAAATTTTCTCTCCTAAAACAAAACTGAGAAATATCGGATGGGTTGTTGGAGCACTATTTCTTGCAGTAATAGGATTATCTACCTACTTCGGAATAAGTATGGCAAAAAGAGATATGCTTTTTACAGGAAATAAAGAAGACACCGAAGAAATAGCCATTAATACCAAATCTGACACTCTTTTTGTTGATGTAAAACAAATTACCATTCCTCAGAATTTTATTGGATATGATGACGATTTATACTCAGACAAAAATTATGTTTACAAAAAAGACTGGGTAGAGGTAAATGTTATTCGTAAAGCAGATATAAAAACACCTTATCTTGTTATTAAAAAAGAAGCAAAAGGCTATAATATTCCGCTTAATGTAAATGTACCGATAGAAATAAACAATAATAAAGTTATTCTTCCAAACTACGTAAAATACCCATACGATCATCGTTTCAGAAATTATCATATAGATTATGAACTGGTAGTTCCTCAGAATATGGTAGTTATTTCATTAAAAAAAGATGATATTGATTTGAGCAATGAAGAACAGGACATTGAAAATCATGAAGATGAGGATGAATATGAAAATGTGATAAAAATAAACGGATCTACCATAAAATATAATCCGGATGATAAGGACAGCGTAATCATTAACGGAAAAAAATACCCTAAAGACGAAGCAAAGAAAATAACCGATACCGTGAAGATGAATGTGGGTAAAATAAAAAATATGGACATTAAAATTAAAGACGGCAAAAAAGAACTATCTATTAAAACCAAATAA
- a CDS encoding PadR family transcriptional regulator: MNTENTKAQMRKGILEFCILSLINHREMYVSDLIDELKKGKLDVVEGTLYPLLTRLKNGEFLSYRWEESTGGPPRKYYQITEKGKMFLSELQNTWKELTDSVNQITQKN, translated from the coding sequence ATGAATACCGAAAATACCAAAGCGCAAATGCGAAAAGGGATTCTGGAATTCTGTATTTTAAGCCTCATCAATCATCGTGAAATGTATGTTTCGGATTTGATAGATGAATTAAAAAAAGGAAAACTGGATGTAGTGGAAGGAACCCTCTACCCTCTTCTTACAAGATTGAAAAACGGAGAATTTCTCTCCTACAGATGGGAAGAATCTACAGGAGGACCTCCCAGAAAATACTATCAGATCACAGAAAAAGGCAAAATGTTTTTATCCGAACTGCAAAACACCTGGAAAGAACTTACAGATTCTGTAAACCAAATCACTCAAAAAAATTAA
- a CDS encoding HD domain-containing protein, with translation MKIQKEIDFIIAVDALKNVQRRNYNADDSRRENTAEHSWQIIILAQILYPYAKNRADIDLLRVIRMLSIHDLVEIEAGDTFLFDEAAMIGKFEREKLSAQNIFGILDEPIRSEFYNLWLEFEEEKTPDAIFACAIDRIMPFILNSHTSGKSWTEAKVTEQQIRKMLENAICRASDEMEEAFHALLNLSLENKKVVKQ, from the coding sequence ATGAAAATTCAAAAAGAAATCGATTTTATTATTGCAGTAGATGCATTAAAAAATGTTCAGCGCAGAAATTATAATGCAGACGATTCGCGAAGAGAAAATACGGCAGAACATTCTTGGCAGATTATTATTTTGGCTCAGATTCTTTATCCTTATGCAAAAAATAGAGCAGATATAGATTTGTTGAGAGTAATAAGAATGCTTTCTATTCATGATTTGGTGGAGATTGAAGCGGGAGACACTTTTCTTTTTGATGAAGCTGCTATGATTGGCAAATTTGAAAGAGAAAAGCTTTCTGCACAGAATATTTTTGGAATTTTAGACGAGCCCATCCGTTCAGAATTTTATAATCTCTGGCTGGAGTTTGAAGAGGAGAAAACTCCGGATGCGATTTTTGCCTGTGCAATAGACAGAATAATGCCCTTCATTTTAAATTCTCATACTTCAGGGAAAAGCTGGACTGAAGCGAAAGTAACCGAACAGCAGATAAGAAAAATGCTCGAAAATGCTATATGCAGAGCTTCTGATGAGATGGAAGAAGCTTTTCATGCTCTTCTGAATCTCAGTTTGGAAAACAAAAAAGTGGTAAAGCAATAA
- a CDS encoding acyl-CoA thioesterase, translated as MTTEERIKASETRIFKAVFPSTTNHYDTLFGGTAMQLMDEVAFIAATRFARKRVVTVSSDKIDFKKPIPAGTIIELIGKVSYVGRTSMKVNVEIYTEQMYSYERERAIVGDFTFVAIDEHKKPIQIL; from the coding sequence ATGACAACAGAAGAAAGAATTAAAGCTTCCGAAACAAGAATTTTCAAAGCCGTTTTCCCAAGCACTACCAATCATTACGATACTCTTTTCGGAGGAACAGCGATGCAGCTTATGGATGAAGTGGCATTTATTGCCGCAACAAGATTCGCTAGAAAACGCGTTGTAACAGTAAGTAGCGATAAAATTGATTTTAAAAAGCCAATTCCCGCAGGAACCATTATAGAACTTATTGGCAAAGTTTCTTATGTTGGCAGAACCAGTATGAAAGTAAATGTTGAGATCTACACCGAGCAAATGTATTCATACGAAAGAGAAAGGGCAATTGTAGGAGATTTCACGTTTGTAGCCATTGATGAGCACAAAAAACCGATACAAATATTATAA
- a CDS encoding ATP-binding cassette domain-containing protein produces MIFGTTKADSQFIKIDDQILTKQSDRRNRIAYLPQESIFPKNIKVKDLIFLFCDLENAEKLSHIDIMKSFLNSYTRNLSGGEIKMVELLTIVYSKAEFILLEKPFTGLSPIFAEKAMKIIKEISKEKGFIISDFVSENIINLSDEIYFLSNHCVKKIKDSEELQYYYHKKNN; encoded by the coding sequence ATAATTTTTGGAACCACTAAGGCAGACAGTCAATTTATAAAAATTGATGACCAAATACTCACAAAACAATCCGACAGAAGAAACAGAATCGCTTATTTACCTCAAGAAAGTATTTTTCCTAAAAATATTAAGGTTAAAGATTTAATATTCTTGTTTTGTGATTTGGAAAATGCCGAAAAACTGTCTCATATCGACATCATGAAGTCTTTTTTAAATAGTTATACAAGAAATCTTTCCGGAGGAGAAATAAAAATGGTGGAATTATTAACAATTGTTTATTCCAAAGCAGAATTCATTTTACTAGAAAAACCCTTTACTGGTCTCTCTCCCATTTTTGCAGAAAAAGCGATGAAGATTATTAAAGAAATTTCTAAAGAAAAGGGATTTATAATTTCTGATTTTGTTAGCGAAAATATTATAAATCTTTCGGATGAAATTTACTTCCTTTCTAATCATTGCGTAAAGAAAATTAAAGATTCGGAAGAATTACAATATTATTATCACAAAAAAAATAATTAA